The Glycine soja cultivar W05 chromosome 3, ASM419377v2, whole genome shotgun sequence genome window below encodes:
- the LOC114407168 gene encoding PAN domain-containing protein At5g03700-like: MRRTVMLNMLQTRHPQFLAIIPFLFLYTLTCSETATTTSIPQELHIGFSATAESSTTPFQAVLSDHSGNFSLGFLRVNQNQLALAVLHVASSEPFWVANPTHAASWSDTTRLFFNGSLVLSDPETRVSWSTATNNGDRVVLLNTSNLQVHDKGGTPLWQSFHFPANTLVQDQNFTSNMTLLSSNGIYSMRLGNDFMGLYENHDSLYWKRTPLGAKAEVKEGQGPIYARVNPEGYLGMYQTSDEKPADVQKFNTFQLTSSFLLLRLEPDGNLKGYYWDGSRWMLNYQAITEACELPRSCGSYGLCTPGGSGCSCLDNRTRFEPGGCFNDASSGDADLCSSEGIGGKSSYWVLRRTGVEAAHKELLRHVTTSSLAECEGLCQNNCSCWGALYSNETGFCYLLEYTIQTLLGTGDGSKVGYFKVKKEERRTKRVWIRVGVVVTVLVGVGVIIIGVGFCVTRWKKKRGVKEEDWGSPGPYKNLESASFRSIEMSNSNSANE; the protein is encoded by the coding sequence ATGCGAAGAACTGTGATGCTCAACATGTTGCAAACTCGTCACCCCCAATTTCTAGCGATTATTCcctttctctttttatataCTTTGACATGCTCCGAAACCGCAACAACCACTTCCATCCCACAAGAGCTTCACATAGGCTTCTCGGCGACGGCAGAGTCTTCAACGACGCCGTTTCAGGCAGTTCTGAGCGACCATAGTGGCAACTTCTCTCTAGGCTTCCTCCGCGTGAACCAAAACCAGCTGGCACTGGCGGTCCTCCACGTGGCATCCTCGGAGCCATTCTGGGTGGCCAACCCAACCCACGCAGCATCCTGGTCCGACACCACGCGCCTCTTCTTCAACGGCAGTCTTGTTTTGTCAGACCCCGAAACGCGCGTTTCGTGGTCAACCGCCACAAACAACGGCGACCGCGTTGTGCTCCTCAACACCTCCAATTTACAAGTTCACGACAAAGGCGGCACTCCCTTGTGGCAGAGTTTTCACTTTCCCGCAAATACCCTCGTCCAGGACCAGAATTTCACCTCCAACATGACTCTTTTGTCCTCCAACGGCATTTATTCTATGCGGTTAGGCAACGATTTCATGGGCCTATACGAAAACCACGACTCGTTATATTGGAAACGCACGCCACTGGGAGCAAAAGCGGAAGTAAAGGAAGGGCAGGGACCGATTTACGCCCGAGTCAACCCGGAGGGTTACCTCGGGATGTATCAGACAAGCGACGAGAAGCCCGCGGATGTTCAAAAGTTCAACACGTTCCAACTAACGTCGTCGTTTTTGTTGCTGCGGTTGGAACCGGACGGGAATCTGAAGGGTTATTACTGGGACGGTTCCAGGTGGATGCTTAACTACCAGGCGATTACTGAAGCCTGCGAGCTCCCCCGCTCCTGCGGTTCGTACGGTTTGTGCACGCCGGGTGGGTCAGGATGCTCCTGTTTAGATAACCGAACCCGGTTCGAACCGGGTGGGTGTTTTAATGATGCTTCTTCTGGAGACGCAGACTTGTGTAGTAGTGAAGGAATTGGTGGAAAAAGTAGTTACTGGGTGCTAAGAAGAACCGGAGTGGAGGCAGCGCATAAGGAGCTACTAAGGCACGTAACGACGTCGTCTCTGGCGGAGTGTGAGGGATTGTGCCAGAACAACTGTAGCTGTTGGGGGGCGCTGTATAGCAACGAAACCGGGTTTTGTTATTTGTTGGAGTATACGATCCAGACCTTGCTGGGTACCGGGGATGGGTCAAAAGTGGGTTATTTCAAGGTTAAGAAAGAGGAACGAAGAACGAAACGGGTTTGGATACGGGTTGGGGTTGTGGTTACGGTTTTGGTTGGGGTTGGGGTTATTATTATTGGGGTCGGGTTTTGCGTGACGAGATGGAAAAAGAAGAGAGGGGTGAAGGAAGAGGATTGGGGTTCGCCCGGCCCGTATAAGAATCTCGAATCCGCAAGTTTTAGATCCATTGAAATGAGCAATAGTAACAGTGCCAACGAATGA